In Festucalex cinctus isolate MCC-2025b chromosome 21, RoL_Fcin_1.0, whole genome shotgun sequence, one genomic interval encodes:
- the chrm5b gene encoding muscarinic acetylcholine receptor M5b, translated as MDVDPPNSTFDNTTHIQSAPHSLWEVITIATVSAIVSLITIVGNVLVMVSFKVNSQLKTVNNYYLLSLAFADLIIGVLSMNLYTTYILMGYWSLGSLACDLWLAVDYVASNASVMNLLVISFDRYFSITRPLTYRAKRTPKRAAFMIGLAWLVSFVLWAPPILCWKYIVGEEKESEDQCQIQFLTEPVITFGTAIAAFYIPVSVMTILYCRIYKETQRRTKDLAELQGLTSDHVSEGAKPQRKIIHSCFHFTRERKERSQASWSSSNQSNATKTTIRSDEVWAKGDQTVSFNSYSSSDEEEHHISIETPKGSLRDNGQNDKNGQVTDYAEDQYFSTPSKESRKKCISYKFTPAPKGNKGSPAPASPQPPEAEQKNGSPSSSTTSKPMDPGLKNQITKRKRMVLVKEKKAAQTLSAILLAFILTWTPYNIMVLISTFCATCIPTSLWHLGYWLCYVNSTVNPMCYALCNKTFQKTFRMLLLCQWRRKRGEDKLYWCGQNANVNNKMT; from the coding sequence ATGGATGTCGATCCTCCAAACAGCACGTTTGACAACACAACGCACATCCAGTCTGCCCCACATAGCCTTTGGGAAGTTATCACCATAGCAACAGTCTCTGCCATTGTCAGCTTGATCACGATAGTTGGTAACGTTTTGGTCATGGTATCCTTCAAAGTCAACAGCCAGCTGAAGACCGTCAACAACTATTACCTGCTGAGTTTGGCTTTTGCAGACCTCATTATAGGAGTGCTCTCCATGAACTTGTACACTACATATATTCTGATGGGTTACTGGTCCTTAGGCAGCCTCGCATGTGATCTCTGGCTAGCTGTGGACTATGTAGCCAGCAACGCTTCTGTTATGAACTTACTGGTCATCAGCTTTGACAGATATTTCTCCATCACAAGGCCGTTGACTTACAGGGCTAagaggactccaaaaagggccGCCTTCATGATAGGCCTTGCATGGCTGGTATCGTTTGTCCTGTGGGCACCGCCAATTCTGTGTTGGAAGTACATTGTCGGGGAAGAAAAGGAATCCGAGGACCAATGCCAGATTCAGTTTTTAACAGAGCCAGTGATCACATTTGGGACAGCCATCGCGGCTTTTTACATCCCCGTCTCTGTCATGACTATTCTCTACTGTAGGATCTACAAGGagacacagagacggacaaagGATCTGGCAGAACTGCAAGGACTCACAAGCGATCATGTCTCAGAGGGAGCTAAACCGCAGAGAAAAATAATTCACTCTTGCTTCCATTTCACCAGAGAGAGGAAAGAAAGGAGCCAGGCCTCCTGGTCCTCTTCGAACCAAAGCAACGCTACAAAAACCACCATTAGGTCAGATGAAGTGTGGGCGAAAGGCGACCAAACCGTTTCCTTTAATAGCTACTCGTCATCCGACGAGGAGGAGCATCACATTTCGATCGAAACCCCGAAAGGATCTTTACGAGATAACGGTCAAAACGATAAGAATGGCCAAGTGACGGACTACGCAGAAGATCAGTATTTTTCAACCCCCTCAAAGGAGAGCCGTAAGAAGTGCATTTCATATAAATTCACACCTGCTCCAAAGGGTAACAAAGGCAGTCCTGCGCCCGCATCTCCTCAACCCCCCGAAGCcgagcagaaaaatggctcaCCTTCCTCCTCCACTACCTCCAAGCCCATGGACCCAGGTCTGAAGAATCAGATCACCAAGAGGAAGCGAATGGTGCTGGTGAAGGAGAAGAAGGCGGCCCAGACCCTCAGTGCCATTCTCCTGGCGTTTATCCTTACGTGGACTCCGTACAACATCATGGTGCTGATCTCCACATTCTGCGCCACGTGCATACCTACGTCCCTATGGCACCTGGGCTACTGGCTGTGCTACGTCAACAGCACCGTCAACCCCATGTGCTACGCCCTGTGCAACAAGACCTTTCAGAAGACCTTCCGCATGCTTTTGCTGTGCcagtggaggaggaagagaggtGAGGATAAGCTGTACTGGTGTGGACAGAACGCGAACGTCAACAACAAAATGACTTGA